A genome region from Streptomyces antimycoticus includes the following:
- a CDS encoding alpha-ketoglutarate-dependent dioxygenase AlkB family protein encodes MAPGAVHVPGWLTLEQQRELVIACRGWATGPVPIRHTKLPRGGVMSVRTVCIGWHWQPYAYTRTADDVNGARVAEFPDWMVELGRRALADAYDDETAGEGYTPDTALINFYDAQAKLGMHQDKDERSSAPVVSLTIGDSCVFRFGNTETRTKPYTDLELGSGDLFVFGGPSRYAYHAVPKILPGTGDPATGLRSGRLNITMRVTGLADPVSFSDHPAGR; translated from the coding sequence GTGGCCCCCGGCGCCGTCCATGTGCCGGGCTGGCTCACCCTCGAACAGCAGCGGGAGCTGGTCATCGCCTGCCGGGGCTGGGCCACGGGCCCGGTCCCCATCCGGCACACCAAGCTGCCGCGCGGGGGCGTCATGTCGGTGCGGACGGTATGCATCGGCTGGCACTGGCAGCCCTATGCGTACACCCGCACCGCCGACGATGTGAACGGCGCCCGGGTCGCCGAATTCCCGGACTGGATGGTCGAGTTGGGCCGTCGTGCCCTGGCCGACGCATACGACGACGAGACGGCCGGTGAGGGCTACACCCCCGACACCGCACTCATCAACTTCTACGACGCCCAGGCGAAACTCGGCATGCACCAGGACAAGGACGAGCGGTCATCCGCCCCGGTGGTCTCGCTCACTATCGGCGACAGCTGCGTCTTCCGCTTCGGCAACACCGAGACCCGTACCAAGCCGTACACCGACCTCGAACTCGGCTCCGGGGATCTGTTCGTCTTCGGAGGCCCCTCCCGTTACGCCTACCATGCCGTCCCCAAGATCCTGCCCGGAACCGGCGACCCGGCCACCGGACTGCGGTCCGGACGGCTGAACATCACGATGCGGGTCACCGGCCTGGCCGATCCGGTGTCGTTCAGCGATCACCCCGCGGGCCGCTGA
- a CDS encoding cytochrome P450, which translates to MADTSEEELRILDPKTVADELRKHGPPRQITMNGTTAWLVSRYEEVRDCLGHPGMSPAAAYAASQGQTTPVSGLFEDTLPGTNPPQHTRLRRLLAKAFTTRRVESLRPRVQEITDTLLDRIAVDGQADLVTALAIPLPMQVICELLGVPIADRTEFHQWADLMLTPPLDPDTAARSQDAATKLWTYMEDLAEARRKAPEDDLISDLMSAHEDDRLSHREVVATARMMLIAGYELTGSFISNAVFSLLSRPDQLELLRKDPELAGRGLEELLRHAGPGILVVRFANEDVEIGPAQIRAGDQVLLDMDAAHSDPAHFADGERLDLTRDSGMHLQFGHGIHYCIGAPLARVEGQIALESLVRRFPGLRLGVPASEISHSKNPFIRSLTALPVEFEAQRPAG; encoded by the coding sequence ATGGCTGACACCTCCGAAGAAGAACTTCGCATCCTCGACCCGAAGACCGTCGCGGACGAACTGCGCAAGCACGGCCCGCCGCGGCAGATCACGATGAACGGCACGACGGCGTGGCTCGTCTCCCGATACGAGGAGGTCCGGGACTGCCTCGGACACCCCGGCATGAGCCCGGCCGCCGCCTACGCCGCCTCCCAGGGCCAGACCACTCCGGTGAGCGGGCTGTTCGAGGACACGCTGCCCGGCACCAATCCGCCCCAGCACACCCGGCTGCGCAGGCTGCTGGCCAAGGCGTTCACGACCCGCAGGGTGGAGAGCCTGCGGCCGCGGGTGCAGGAGATCACCGACACCCTGCTGGACCGGATCGCCGTCGACGGCCAGGCCGATCTCGTCACCGCGCTGGCCATCCCGCTGCCCATGCAGGTGATCTGTGAACTCCTCGGCGTGCCCATCGCGGACCGCACCGAATTCCACCAGTGGGCCGATCTGATGCTCACGCCCCCGCTGGACCCGGACACCGCCGCACGCTCCCAGGACGCCGCCACCAAGCTGTGGACGTACATGGAGGATCTCGCCGAGGCCAGACGGAAGGCCCCGGAGGACGACCTGATCAGCGATCTGATGTCCGCACACGAGGACGACCGGCTCAGCCACCGCGAAGTGGTCGCCACCGCACGGATGATGCTGATCGCCGGGTACGAGCTGACCGGCAGCTTCATCAGCAACGCGGTCTTCTCCCTGCTGTCCCGGCCGGACCAGCTGGAGCTGCTGCGCAAGGACCCCGAACTGGCCGGGCGCGGCCTGGAGGAGCTGCTCCGGCACGCCGGTCCGGGCATCCTCGTCGTGCGCTTCGCCAACGAGGACGTGGAGATCGGCCCCGCACAAATCCGCGCCGGCGACCAGGTGCTTCTGGACATGGATGCCGCACACTCCGACCCGGCACACTTCGCCGATGGCGAGCGGCTGGACCTGACGAGGGACTCCGGTATGCATCTCCAGTTCGGCCATGGCATTCACTACTGCATCGGTGCGCCACTGGCCAGGGTGGAGGGGCAGATCGCCCTGGAGAGCCTGGTCCGGCGGTTCCCCGGTCTTCGGCTGGGCGTTCCCGCCTCCGAGATCAGCCACAGCAAGAACCCGTTCATCCGCTCGCTGACCGCGCTCCCCGTCGAGTTCGAGGCTCAGCGGCCCGCGGGGTGA
- a CDS encoding LLM class flavin-dependent oxidoreductase, with protein sequence MKFGLLYGAQLPRPWTQDSEHRLFKDMLDEIELADRLGFDHVWCPEHHFLEEYSHMSAPEVFLGAVSQRTSRIRIGHAVALMPPRFNPTARVAERIATLDLLSGGRVDFGTGESTTPTELGGFGVERSGKRDQWAEAVDAVARMFVEEPFAGCEGKYVSAPVRNVLPKPRQKPHPPMWMACGNRDAIRIAAAKGLGALNFSFFGPAETKTWVDAYYSGIESADCVPAGFAVNAQIAATIPMFCHQDETTAVERAVDGVQFFNFGLGFYAGFGTAAPGRTRLWEEFQRDRDQRGMGRSSFGKPGMPLGNPARGRWALRARYATSCGCTRRPGWTRRSSSSRAVAPRTSTSASRWSSSPTR encoded by the coding sequence ATGAAATTCGGTTTGCTGTACGGGGCGCAGCTGCCCCGACCCTGGACCCAGGACTCCGAACACCGCCTGTTCAAAGACATGTTGGACGAGATCGAGCTGGCCGACCGGCTCGGCTTCGACCACGTGTGGTGTCCTGAGCACCATTTCCTGGAGGAGTACTCGCACATGTCCGCGCCCGAGGTGTTCCTCGGCGCGGTCAGTCAGCGCACCAGCCGCATCCGTATCGGCCACGCGGTCGCTCTGATGCCGCCGAGGTTCAATCCGACGGCCCGGGTCGCCGAGCGGATCGCCACGCTGGATCTGCTCTCCGGCGGACGGGTGGATTTCGGCACGGGCGAGTCCACCACCCCCACCGAGCTGGGCGGGTTCGGCGTGGAGCGCTCCGGCAAACGGGACCAGTGGGCGGAGGCGGTGGACGCCGTCGCCCGGATGTTCGTCGAGGAGCCCTTCGCCGGATGCGAGGGCAAGTACGTTTCCGCTCCGGTCCGCAATGTGCTGCCCAAGCCCCGGCAGAAGCCACATCCGCCGATGTGGATGGCCTGCGGAAACCGGGACGCGATCCGCATCGCGGCCGCCAAGGGGCTCGGCGCGCTGAACTTCTCCTTCTTCGGACCGGCCGAGACCAAGACATGGGTTGACGCCTACTACTCGGGCATCGAGTCGGCGGACTGCGTACCCGCCGGGTTCGCGGTCAACGCGCAGATCGCCGCGACCATTCCGATGTTCTGCCACCAGGATGAGACCACGGCGGTGGAACGCGCCGTCGACGGTGTTCAGTTCTTCAACTTCGGCCTCGGCTTCTACGCGGGCTTCGGCACCGCCGCACCGGGCCGCACCCGGCTGTGGGAGGAGTTCCAGCGTGACCGCGACCAGCGTGGCATGGGCCGCTCCTCCTTCGGCAAGCCCGGTATGCCGCTGGGCAATCCGGCCCGGGGGCGGTGGGCACTCCGCGCCAGATACGCGACTTCCTGCGGCTGCACGAGGAGGCCGGGCTGGACCAGGCGATCTTCCTCGTCCAGGGCGGTGGCACCCCGCACGAGCACATCTGCGAGTCGCTGGAGCTCTTCGCCAACGAGGTGA
- a CDS encoding arylamine N-acetyltransferase family protein, with amino-acid sequence MCLELNTLFARLLRELGYDLDVISGGTYLPGDIFAPDPEHMLMLVRIDGQEWLADVGHAGLCFIEPLRLSKEVQWQYGCAFRLIRRDGYLVLQAKTLEHDWRTTYRFTTEPRSYEAWAGVGEGNGPAILAAMRRRRRVIDKGQVFLTNNMFTIVEDGHEKVTLLVDPEQRAQVLDTYWDGRD; translated from the coding sequence ATGTGCCTGGAGCTGAACACCCTGTTCGCCCGGCTGCTCCGCGAGCTGGGCTATGACCTGGACGTCATCAGCGGTGGCACGTATCTGCCCGGTGACATCTTCGCCCCCGACCCCGAGCACATGCTGATGCTCGTTCGTATCGACGGGCAGGAGTGGCTGGCCGACGTGGGGCATGCCGGTCTCTGCTTCATCGAGCCGCTGCGCCTGTCGAAGGAGGTGCAGTGGCAGTACGGCTGCGCGTTCCGGCTGATCCGGCGGGACGGCTATCTCGTACTGCAGGCCAAGACGCTGGAGCACGACTGGCGCACCACCTACCGGTTCACCACCGAGCCCAGGTCCTATGAGGCCTGGGCCGGGGTCGGTGAGGGCAACGGCCCGGCCATCCTGGCGGCGATGCGCCGGCGGCGGCGCGTCATCGACAAGGGGCAGGTCTTCCTCACCAACAACATGTTCACGATCGTGGAGGACGGCCATGAGAAGGTCACCCTCCTCGTCGATCCGGAACAGCGCGCCCAGGTGCTCGACACGTACTGGGACGGTCGCGACTGA
- a CDS encoding arylamine N-acetyltransferase, with the protein MFSTDTYLAHLGFSQRPAPTLPNLRQLHRSHLMAVPYDTHHTHRLSAENMADIDIDKAFEAIVPTGAGGCAWS; encoded by the coding sequence ATGTTCAGCACGGACACGTACCTGGCGCATCTGGGGTTTTCCCAGCGGCCCGCCCCCACCCTGCCGAATCTGCGGCAGTTGCACCGCAGCCATCTGATGGCGGTCCCCTACGACACTCATCACACGCACCGCCTCAGCGCGGAGAACATGGCCGACATCGATATCGACAAGGCATTCGAGGCCATCGTGCCGACCGGCGCCGGGGGATGTGCCTGGAGCTGA